Proteins from a genomic interval of Romeriopsis navalis LEGE 11480:
- the folP gene encoding dihydropteroate synthase produces MQPWKLGNTTFNWGERTYLMGVLNVTPDSFSDGGEFNSLNNAIIQAVTMVNAGVDIIDIGGESTRPGSAAVEQMEELHRVVPAIVAIRQHPEIRHIPISIDTTKAAVARAAVAAGADVINDISGATFDPEMLATIAKLRVPAILMHIRGNPKNMQQLTDYDDLLGEIIGFLQARIDAAVAAGCDRGQISIDPGIGFAKDFEQNLELLRRLTEFKPLDCPMLIGVSRKSFIGHILNQPEAKQRVWGTAAACVAAIANGADILRVHDVAEIRDVAKVADAIYRPDQIRNNRPA; encoded by the coding sequence ATGCAACCGTGGAAATTGGGTAATACGACATTCAACTGGGGTGAACGGACTTACTTAATGGGTGTCCTCAACGTCACTCCCGACAGCTTTAGCGATGGCGGTGAGTTTAATTCACTCAATAATGCGATTATTCAAGCAGTTACAATGGTCAATGCTGGCGTTGACATCATCGACATCGGCGGTGAATCGACGCGTCCGGGTTCGGCGGCTGTAGAACAAATGGAAGAGCTTCATCGCGTTGTCCCAGCGATCGTCGCGATTCGGCAGCATCCAGAAATTAGGCATATTCCGATTTCGATCGACACCACCAAAGCGGCGGTCGCACGGGCAGCGGTCGCGGCCGGGGCGGATGTAATCAACGATATTTCCGGGGCGACGTTTGATCCAGAAATGCTGGCAACCATTGCCAAACTAAGGGTGCCCGCTATCCTGATGCACATTCGCGGCAATCCCAAGAATATGCAACAACTCACCGACTACGACGATCTACTGGGAGAGATTATCGGATTTCTCCAAGCCCGGATTGATGCAGCGGTGGCGGCTGGGTGCGATCGGGGACAAATCAGTATCGATCCAGGCATCGGTTTTGCGAAGGATTTTGAGCAAAATTTAGAATTGCTACGACGATTAACTGAATTCAAACCCCTCGATTGCCCAATGCTGATCGGGGTATCACGCAAAAGCTTTATTGGCCATATTCTCAATCAGCCCGAGGCCAAACAGCGCGTCTGGGGCACAGCCGCCGCATGTGTGGCCGCGATCGCCAATGGAGCCGACATTCTGCGGGTCCACGATGTAGCAGAAATTCGGGATGTGGCCAAAGTGGCAGATGCGATTTATCGACCCGATCAAATTCGCAATAATCGCCCCGCATAA
- the purT gene encoding formate-dependent phosphoribosylglycinamide formyltransferase, with amino-acid sequence MSLPAAPWSTWGTPLQPDSQRLLLLGSGELGREVALEAMRLGLEVIAVDSYGNAPAMQFAHRSHVLNMLDGEALRQVIEQEQPHLIVPEVEAIATPTLIELETAGWNVIPTANATFLTMNREGIRRLAAEDLGLKTSPYRFADTEAEYQAAVAALGLPFVVKPVMSSSGKGQSTVKAESEVLPAWEYAHAKGRAQNDRVIVEGFVNFQTEITLLTVRAIDGTHFCPPVGHLQVSGDYRESWQPCELSAATLQKCQDMAAKITEALGGWGLFGVELFIEGDPNGDQTVYFSEVSPRPHDTGMVTMISQNMSEFELHARAIAGLPIGQIELIKPGASAVILGETETTTPKFTGVGEALKVPTSKLRLFAKPKAYANRRMGVALALGATVEEARDRAKACAAQVKVIS; translated from the coding sequence ATGAGTCTACCTGCTGCACCTTGGAGCACTTGGGGCACACCATTGCAACCGGACAGTCAACGTCTGCTCCTCCTCGGGTCAGGTGAACTGGGGCGTGAGGTCGCATTGGAAGCGATGCGTCTCGGACTGGAGGTAATTGCCGTTGATTCCTATGGCAATGCGCCAGCAATGCAGTTTGCCCATCGATCGCACGTCTTAAACATGCTCGATGGTGAGGCACTGCGTCAGGTGATCGAGCAGGAGCAACCACATTTGATCGTGCCAGAGGTCGAAGCGATCGCCACCCCCACGCTGATTGAACTGGAAACAGCCGGATGGAACGTCATCCCGACGGCCAACGCCACATTCCTGACAATGAACCGGGAAGGCATCCGCCGTCTGGCCGCCGAAGATCTGGGCCTGAAAACTTCACCTTATCGTTTCGCGGATACCGAGGCGGAATATCAAGCAGCAGTAGCGGCCTTGGGCCTGCCCTTCGTGGTCAAGCCGGTCATGAGTTCATCAGGCAAAGGTCAGAGCACCGTGAAGGCTGAGTCAGAGGTACTCCCCGCTTGGGAATATGCCCATGCCAAGGGCCGGGCGCAGAACGATCGGGTCATCGTTGAAGGCTTTGTGAATTTCCAAACCGAAATTACCCTGTTGACCGTGCGGGCGATCGACGGCACCCACTTCTGTCCGCCCGTCGGTCATCTCCAAGTCAGTGGTGACTACCGCGAATCCTGGCAACCCTGCGAATTATCAGCAGCGACCTTGCAGAAATGCCAAGATATGGCCGCGAAGATTACTGAAGCCTTAGGCGGCTGGGGTTTATTCGGGGTTGAGCTATTTATCGAAGGCGATCCCAATGGCGATCAAACCGTCTACTTTAGCGAAGTCAGTCCTCGGCCCCACGACACCGGCATGGTGACGATGATTAGTCAAAACATGTCGGAGTTTGAATTGCACGCCCGCGCGATCGCCGGTTTACCCATCGGCCAAATCGAACTAATCAAACCCGGTGCATCGGCGGTAATTTTAGGTGAAACCGAAACAACAACACCAAAGTTTACGGGTGTGGGTGAAGCCTTGAAAGTGCCAACCAGTAAATTGCGGCTGTTTGCCAAACCGAAAGCTTATGCCAATCGGCGGATGGGGGTGGCCTTAGCGCTGGGTGCAACTGTCGAGGAAGCGCGCGATCGGGCCAAGGCTTGTGCCGCTCAAGTAAAGGTAATTTCGTAA
- a CDS encoding glycosyltransferase family 2 protein, with protein MARVSVIIPTYNAEKFIAKTIRSVLNQTYQDFEILIIDDESPDGSVAVCKQFRDDRIRIISQKNRGLPGARNTGIRAAQGEFISFVDADDLWLPEKLAAHVKQLDSRPEVGISFSCSAFIDDDDVRTGLLQKPTRLENITPDYVLCRNPIGNGSAAVLRRQVFDEIAFEDDKHGPVETCYFDERVNHHSADATDVECWLRISIQTDWVMAGIDQPLTLYRIHTGGLSANVMRQLESLEAVIEKTRGYAPAVIARCEHKAKAYHLRYIARRAVTLRDGSLAVSMMNRALGSDWRIALEEPKKTVMTVGAAYLLRLLPKHLYLKMEDLAMQSLLESSSETSAAPKVPPATANPFTQNLPSSEVPSQPL; from the coding sequence ATGGCCAGAGTATCCGTCATTATCCCTACGTACAACGCGGAGAAATTTATTGCCAAAACGATTCGGTCTGTTTTAAATCAGACCTATCAAGATTTTGAAATCTTGATCATTGATGATGAATCGCCCGATGGTAGCGTCGCGGTTTGTAAGCAATTCCGAGACGATCGGATTCGGATTATTAGTCAAAAAAACCGGGGCCTACCGGGTGCCCGCAATACGGGTATTCGAGCGGCCCAGGGTGAATTCATTAGCTTTGTTGACGCGGATGACTTGTGGTTGCCAGAAAAGCTGGCGGCCCATGTCAAGCAATTGGATAGCCGTCCCGAAGTGGGGATTAGCTTTAGTTGCTCGGCGTTTATTGATGATGATGATGTCCGTACGGGTCTGCTCCAAAAGCCAACGCGCTTAGAAAATATCACGCCGGACTATGTGCTGTGTCGCAATCCGATCGGTAATGGGTCGGCCGCAGTATTACGTCGTCAGGTGTTTGATGAGATTGCGTTTGAAGACGATAAGCATGGGCCAGTTGAAACCTGCTATTTCGACGAACGCGTCAATCATCATTCTGCCGATGCGACGGATGTTGAATGCTGGCTGCGCATTTCGATTCAAACCGATTGGGTGATGGCCGGAATTGATCAACCCCTGACGCTGTATCGGATTCATACAGGGGGACTATCCGCGAACGTGATGCGGCAATTGGAATCCCTCGAAGCCGTAATTGAAAAAACCCGTGGCTATGCACCCGCGGTAATTGCTCGTTGTGAGCATAAGGCGAAAGCCTATCACCTCCGCTATATTGCCCGCCGTGCTGTGACATTACGTGATGGTAGTTTGGCCGTGTCAATGATGAATCGTGCCTTAGGTTCGGATTGGCGAATTGCGCTCGAAGAACCGAAGAAAACGGTCATGACTGTCGGTGCGGCGTATCTATTACGCCTGTTACCCAAACACTTGTATCTCAAAATGGAAGATTTAGCGATGCAGTCGTTGCTCGAATCATCAAGTGAGACATCGGCTGCCCCGAAGGTGCCGCCCGCAACGGCAAATCCCTTTACCCAAAATCTTCCGAGTAGCGAAGTCCCCAGTCAACCCTTATAG